The following coding sequences lie in one Rhizobium rhododendri genomic window:
- a CDS encoding SUF system Fe-S cluster assembly protein, with the protein MNLDNSEQTTDVREGIVHSSIPADELARLSDDVIAALKTVYDPEIPADIFELGLIYKIDIEDDRMVKIMMTLTAPGCPVAGEMPGWVENAVGAVEGISGVEVGMTFDPPWTPARMSEEAQVSVGWY; encoded by the coding sequence ATGAACCTGGATAACAGCGAACAGACGACCGACGTGCGCGAAGGCATCGTCCACTCCAGCATTCCGGCCGACGAGCTGGCGCGCCTGAGCGATGATGTTATTGCGGCCCTGAAGACGGTTTACGATCCGGAAATCCCGGCTGATATCTTCGAACTCGGCCTGATCTACAAGATCGACATCGAGGACGACCGGATGGTGAAGATCATGATGACTCTAACCGCTCCCGGCTGCCCGGTTGCCGGCGAAATGCCCGGCTGGGTCGAGAACGCCGTGGGTGCGGTGGAAGGCATTTCCGGCGTCGAGGTCGGTATGACCTTCGACCCGCCATGGACGCCGGCCCGGATGTCGGAAGAAGCGCAGGTTTCCGTCGGCTGGTACTGA
- a CDS encoding addiction module antidote protein, translating into MTSDTRLFDASEVLDSESAIDEFLAAAFETEDPAFIAKSLGVIAKTRNMSAIARDVGMSRAALYKSLSGKGNPEFATIIKVMKALGLGLAPVSRSNQGAA; encoded by the coding sequence ATGACCTCAGACACCAGACTTTTCGACGCTTCCGAGGTTCTCGACAGCGAGAGTGCAATCGATGAATTTCTCGCTGCGGCATTCGAAACCGAGGACCCGGCATTTATCGCCAAAAGTCTTGGGGTGATTGCCAAAACCCGAAACATGAGCGCGATCGCCCGAGATGTTGGAATGAGCCGTGCTGCCCTCTACAAATCGTTGAGCGGCAAAGGCAATCCGGAATTTGCGACCATTATAAAGGTTATGAAGGCACTTGGCCTCGGCCTGGCTCCTGTCTCTCGGTCTAACCAGGGCGCTGCCTGA
- the sufD gene encoding Fe-S cluster assembly protein SufD: MNMQTTTRLTAAELALIEAYNTQLGELPGNGDVFALRDRLLDELKTAGLPTRRVEAWHYTDLKNLLRSVPEAATSGRVEELEPLVPGSAVLTVSQGLSGTLSAPAGVTVQSYADSLIDGSATAGLDALDRDDAIGRINGSFVRDGYVVDIAADTKLESPLEIQFIHAGGQMHSRLPVTFGARSSVTLIERHRAVTADAALVSAVSEVRIGEGAEVTWVILQEQGTEDTHLGQIRIDLGKDAKLTLFVVNAGGKLVRQELHIAVTGEGADLQLRGVNLLGGETHTDVTMTLGHNVPNTTSKEIIRNVVFDRARGVFQGMIRVALDAQKTDAKMSCNTLLLSDDGDFSAKPELEIFADDVQCGHGATVIDINDTHLYYLMARGIPASKARAMLVSAFVIEVVEELENEALVGALKGIISTWLEKHA, from the coding sequence ATGAACATGCAGACGACGACCCGCCTGACGGCAGCCGAATTGGCGCTGATCGAGGCCTACAACACGCAACTCGGCGAACTGCCGGGCAATGGCGACGTTTTCGCGCTGCGCGACCGGTTGCTGGACGAGCTGAAGACTGCCGGCCTGCCGACGCGCCGCGTCGAGGCGTGGCATTACACCGATCTGAAAAACCTCTTGCGCTCGGTACCGGAGGCAGCGACGTCCGGCCGCGTCGAGGAGCTAGAACCGCTTGTGCCTGGTTCGGCGGTGCTGACTGTCTCCCAAGGTCTGAGCGGCACCCTCTCGGCGCCTGCCGGCGTGACCGTGCAGTCCTATGCCGATAGTCTGATCGACGGCAGTGCGACCGCTGGTCTCGATGCGCTCGATAGGGACGATGCCATCGGCCGTATCAACGGCAGTTTTGTGCGCGACGGCTATGTCGTTGACATTGCGGCGGATACGAAACTCGAGTCGCCGCTTGAAATCCAGTTTATCCATGCCGGTGGACAGATGCACAGCCGCCTGCCGGTGACATTCGGTGCCCGCTCCAGTGTCACATTGATCGAACGTCACCGTGCGGTGACCGCAGATGCTGCGCTTGTCTCGGCCGTCAGCGAAGTCCGCATCGGCGAAGGCGCCGAGGTTACCTGGGTCATCCTGCAGGAGCAGGGCACGGAAGATACCCATCTTGGCCAAATCCGCATTGATCTCGGCAAGGACGCAAAGCTCACGCTGTTCGTCGTCAATGCCGGCGGCAAGCTTGTGCGCCAGGAGCTGCACATCGCTGTCACAGGCGAGGGTGCGGACCTGCAGCTGCGCGGCGTCAACCTCCTCGGCGGAGAGACCCATACGGACGTCACCATGACGCTCGGCCATAACGTGCCGAATACGACGTCTAAGGAAATCATCCGCAACGTTGTTTTCGACAGGGCTCGCGGCGTCTTCCAGGGCATGATCCGTGTTGCTCTTGATGCCCAGAAGACCGATGCCAAGATGTCGTGCAACACGCTTTTGCTGTCGGACGATGGTGATTTCTCGGCAAAACCGGAGCTGGAGATCTTTGCCGACGACGTTCAGTGCGGCCACGGCGCGACCGTCATCGATATCAACGACACCCATCTCTACTACCTGATGGCCCGCGGTATTCCCGCCAGCAAGGCACGGGCGATGCTCGTCAGCGCCTTCGTCATCGAGGTGGTCGAGGAACTTGAAAACGAAGCCCTGGTCGGGGCGCTGAAGGGCATCATCTCGACCTGGCTCGAAAAGCACGCCTGA
- a CDS encoding cysteine desulfurase, which translates to MDKITTATTYDVEAIRRDFPILSKEVYGKPLVYLDNGASAQKPQVVIDAISNAYSNEYANVHRGLHYLSNAATEAYEASREKVRRFLNAPGIDDIVFTKNATEAINTVAYGWGMPHIGEGDEIVLTILEHHSNIVPWHFIRERQGAKLVWVPVDDEGAFHIEDFEKSLTERTKFVAVTHMSNALGTVLPVKEICRIAHARGIPVIVDGSQGAVHLPVDVQDMDCDWYVVTGHKLYGPSGIGVLYGKQSRLREMRPFQGGGEMIVDVGEEAVTYNDPPHRFEAGTPPIVQAIGLGYALDYMDSIGREAIARHEADLTAYASERLRAINSLRIFGNAPGKGAIFSFELAGIHAHDVSMVIDRQGVAVRAGTHCAQPLLKRFGVTSTCRASFGMYNTRAEVDALADALDHARKFFA; encoded by the coding sequence ATGGACAAGATCACCACTGCCACCACTTATGACGTCGAGGCCATCAGACGGGATTTTCCGATCCTGTCGAAAGAGGTCTACGGCAAGCCGCTCGTCTATCTCGACAACGGTGCCTCGGCGCAAAAACCGCAGGTGGTGATCGATGCCATTTCGAATGCCTATTCCAACGAATATGCCAACGTCCATCGCGGGCTCCACTACCTCTCGAATGCCGCTACGGAGGCCTACGAGGCGTCGCGTGAAAAAGTGCGACGGTTTCTGAATGCCCCCGGTATCGACGATATCGTCTTCACCAAAAATGCCACCGAGGCGATCAACACTGTCGCCTATGGCTGGGGAATGCCGCATATCGGTGAAGGCGACGAGATCGTGCTGACGATCCTGGAGCATCACTCGAACATCGTGCCGTGGCACTTCATCCGCGAGCGGCAGGGCGCCAAGCTGGTCTGGGTGCCGGTAGACGACGAGGGTGCGTTTCATATCGAGGATTTCGAGAAAAGCCTGACCGAGCGCACCAAGTTTGTCGCCGTCACCCATATGTCGAACGCACTCGGTACTGTCCTGCCGGTCAAGGAAATCTGCCGGATTGCACACGCGCGCGGCATCCCTGTGATTGTCGACGGCAGCCAGGGTGCGGTGCATCTGCCGGTCGACGTGCAGGATATGGATTGTGACTGGTACGTGGTGACCGGTCACAAGCTCTACGGCCCCTCCGGTATCGGCGTGCTTTACGGCAAGCAGTCGCGCCTGCGCGAGATGCGGCCTTTCCAGGGTGGCGGCGAGATGATCGTCGACGTCGGCGAGGAGGCGGTGACCTATAACGACCCGCCCCACCGTTTCGAGGCAGGCACCCCGCCGATCGTCCAGGCAATCGGGCTCGGCTACGCGCTTGATTACATGGACAGCATCGGACGCGAAGCCATTGCCCGCCATGAGGCCGATCTGACCGCCTATGCATCCGAACGCCTGCGCGCCATCAATTCGCTGCGCATCTTCGGCAACGCGCCCGGCAAGGGAGCTATCTTCTCGTTCGAACTGGCCGGCATCCATGCTCACGACGTATCGATGGTGATCGACCGACAGGGCGTCGCCGTCAGGGCAGGGACCCATTGTGCCCAGCCGCTCTTGAAACGTTTTGGCGTCACCTCCACATGCCGTGCATCGTTCGGCATGTACAATACCCGCGCAGAAGTCGACGCACTTGCCGATGCGCTCGATCATGCACGAAAATTCTTTGCCTAG